A single region of the Polyodon spathula isolate WHYD16114869_AA chromosome 5, ASM1765450v1, whole genome shotgun sequence genome encodes:
- the exoc8 gene encoding exocyst complex component 8, which produces MTDTGNRLRKQLESTNFDPKQYVKQLSQQSDGDRDLQEHRQKIQTLADETAQNLKKNVYKNYRQFIETAKEISYLESEMYQLSHILTEQKSIMETITQALLSTDKDEAAKEMQAAFPKETEEVKQRTLTTLLEKVEGCKNIMETPGRYLVYNGDLFEYDVDNMSQIQKVHAFLMNDCLLIATWLPNRRGAVRYKYNALYDLDSFAIVNVKDNAPMKDMFKILMFPDSRIFQAENSKIKKEWLEILDETKKNKVVKERHKKEEEPPHSPVRQDMSNNPFDEDEEVVCEEIVDLSMEWIQELPEDLDVCIAQRDFEGAVDLLDKLNEFLKDQPLTQPVKGLKVKVEERVRQLTEVLVFELSPDRSLRGGPKATRRAVSQLIRLGQSTKACELFLKNRAAAVQTAIRQLRIEGATLLYIHKLCNIFFTSLLETAKEFEMDFAGNTGCYSAFVVWSRSAMKMFVDAFSKQVFDSKESLSTAAECVKVAKEHCKQLSEIGLDLTFTLQSLLVKDIKAALQSYKEIIIEATKHRNSEEMWRKMNLMTPEALGKLKEEMRNCGISSFDQYTGEDCWVNLSYTIVAFTKQMMAFLEEGLKLYFPELHMVLLESLREIILVAVQHVDYSLRCEQDSEKKAFICHNASFLYETCLPVMEKRFEEGVGKPAKQLQDLRNGSRLIRVNPESTMSVV; this is translated from the coding sequence ATGACAGATACGGGGAACAGACTGCGTAAACAATTGGAATCGACGAATTTCGATCCCAAACAGTATGTAAAACAGCTCTCTCAGCAGTCAGACGGAGACCGAGACTTGCAAGAGCACCGTCAAAAAATTCAGACTCTGGCCGACGAAACGGCGcaaaatctgaagaaaaatgtcTACAAAAATTACAGGCAGTTTATTGAAACTGCTAAGGAGATTTCCTATTTAGAAAGCGAAATGTACCAACTGAGTCATATTCTGACTGAGCAGAAGAGCATTATGGAGACTATCACCCAGGCCCTGTTGTCCACAGACAAAGATGAAGCAGCGAAGGAAATGCAAGCAGCTTTCCCTAAGGAGACAGAAGAAGTTAAGCAGAGGACCCTGACCACGCTGCTAGAAAAAGTAGAGGGGTGCAAAAACATAATGGAAACCCCTGGGAGGTATTTGGTTTATAATGGAGATCTGTTTGAGTACGATGTGGATAATATGTCTCAAATCCAAAAGGTACATGCATTTTTGATGAATGATTGCCTTCTCATTGCCACCTGGCTTCCCAACAGGCGCGGGGCAGTGCGATACAAGTACAATGCGCTTTATGATTTGGACAGTTTCGCTATTGTCAATGTGAAAGATAACGCACCCATGAAGGACATGTTTAAAATCCTGATGTTCCCAGACAGCCGCATTTTTCAGGCCGAGAACAGTAAGATTAAAAAGGAGTGGCTGGAGATCTTGGATGAAACTAAGAAAAACAAAGTGGTAAAAGAAAGGCACAAGAAAGAGGAGGAGCCGCCACATTCACCTGTGCGCCAAGATATGTCCAACAACCCATTTGACGAGGATGAGGAAGTTGTCTGTGAAGAGATTGTGGATCTGAGCATGGAGTGGATACAGGAGCTTCCTGAGGATTTAGACGTGTGTATTGCTCAGCGGGATTTTGAAGGCGCAGTGGATTTGCTGGATAAGTTGAACGAGTTCCTGAAGGATCAACCCTTGACTCAACCTGTTAAGGGGCTCAAGGTGAAAGTGGAGGAAAGGGTTCGGCAACTCACAGAAGTCCTTGTTTTTGAGCTGTCTCCCGATAGATCCTTGCGAGGTGGCCCCAAAGCCACCAGGAGGGCCGTATCCCAGTTGATCCGACTGGGACAGTCCACCAAAGCTTGCGAGCTCTTCCTGAAAAACCGTGCAGCTGCCGTACAGACAGCCATTCGCCAGTTGCGAATAGAAGGTGCCACTTTGCTGTACATTCACAAGCTCTGCAACATCTTCTTCACCAGCCTCCTGGAGACAGCCAAGGAGTTTGAGATGGATTTCGCCGGAAACACTGGCTGCTACTCTGCATTTGTGGTGTGGTCCCGCTCAGCCATGAAGATGTTTGTGGACGCCTTCAGCAAGCAGGTTTTTGACAGCAAGGAGAGCTTATCCACAGCTGCAGAGTGTGTGAAAGTTGCCAAAGAGCACTGCAAGCAGCTAAGCGAAATCGGGCTGGACCTGACATTTACCCTTCAGTCCCTTTTGGTTAAGGACATCAAAGCTGCACTTCAGAGCTATAAAGAGATTATAATTGAGGCCACCAAACACCGCAATTCTGAAGAAATGTGGAGAAAAATGAACTTGATGACTCCAGAGGCCCTGGGGAAACTGAAAGAAGAAATGCGAAATTGCGGGATTAGCAGTTTTGACCAGTACACTGGGGAGGACTGTTGGGTAAACCTCAGCTACACTATTGttgcttttacaaaacaaatgatgGCCTTCTTAGAGGAAGGGCTAAAACTGTATTTTCCAGAGCTGCACATGGTCCTCCTAGAAAGCCTGAGGGAAATCATTCTGGTTGCTGTTCAACACGTTGACTACAGCTTGCGATGCGAGCAGGATTCTGAAAAGAAAGCCTTCATTTGCCACAATGCTTCGTTCCTCTATGAAACTTGCCTCCCAGTCATGGAGAAGAGGTTTGAAGAAGGAGTTGGGAAGCCTGCAAAGCAGCTGCAGGACTTGAGAAATGGATCCCGTCTGATTCGTGTGAATCCAGAGAGTACCATGTCAGTTGTGTAA
- the sprtn gene encoding DNA-dependent metalloprotease SPRTN isoform X1, which yields MDDDFLLALKLQEQFDNEATFHLTNNIDNNSYDETKKRKVESTQGQIVPSYSRSSFNPERPMSIVDESWENLDPSPDVRAMFMEFNDTFFWGKLCGVEVKWSARMTLCAGVCCYEGRGGLCSIRLSEPLLKLRPRRDLVETLLHEMIHALLFVTQNNRDRDGHGPEFCKHMNRINSATGTKISIYHSFHDEVDQYRQHWWRCTGSCQTRKPFFGYVKRSMNRAPSANDTWWAEHQRTCGGKYVKIKEPENYKKKGKKGETDDKKQETKIKEAINKKEAPKTLDSGKTSHGTGKVNGVDIQTVIPFSGKGFVLGKSSQGSPQKSSSLGKPPENSNLFGSQESPVDSLKASGNGKLEWPEQLHSSQTNSTASAFPNSGCLTGNTNLPSRQPQSSGKKSVGNSKVFRNVKGSPVRILSPNGQLKILNDFAGVEQRTVYDVFNLKSFKPPEKPGVSASTTNFPKVESHSAEAKQRSIVDALYSQSFKSAETSGARGTAMEHRKPENRPPDQSLGLKQKSSFEGFNSKYFKSAEKAVADGSGVNPKKRLREENHTAPILEFFQKSKKELEKPTTANTHSSNTVANILPAAARPNPSPASSPSITVSCPVCQISILESKINAHLDSCLV from the exons ATGGATGACGATTTTTTGTTAGCCTTAAAGTTACAAGAGCAGTTTGACAACGAAGCAACATTCCACCTGACGAACAACATTGACAATAATAGTTACGATGAGACTAAAAAGAGGAAAGTTGAATCGACGCAGGGTCAAATTGTGCCTAGCTATTCTCGGTCATCCTTCAACCCCGAGAGGCCGATGTCCATTGTAGATGAGTCCTGGGAGAACCTCGACCCCAGCCCCGATGTCAGGGCGATGTTCATGGAGTTCAATGACACGTTTTTCTGGGGGAAGCTCTGTGGAGTGGAAGTCAAATGGAGCGCTCGGATGACATT GTGTGCAGGGGTGTGCTGCTATGAAGGCAGAGGAGGTCTGTGCTCAATCCGCCTCAGTGAACCGCTGCTGAAACTGAGACCAAGGCGGGATCTGGTTGag ACTCTCTTACATGAAATGATTCACGCATTGCTTTTCGTCACGCAAAACAACAGAGATCGGGATGGACATGGACCAGAGTTCTGCAAGCATATGAATAGAATAAATAGCGCTACTGGGACCAAAATTTCA ATTTACCACAGCTTCCACGATGAAGTGGATCAATACCGGCAGCACTGGTGGCGCTGCACAGGTTCCTGCCAAACTAGGAAGCCTTTCTTTGGCTACGTGAAGCGATCTATGAACAGAGCCCCATCTGCCAACGACACCTGGTGGGCAGAGCACCAGCGCACATGTGGGGGCAAGTATGTAAAAATCAAAGAACCTGAGAATTACAAGAAGAAAGGAAAGAAGGGAGAGACTGATGACAAGAAGCAAGAAACCAAGATAAAGGAAGCCATTAACAAGAAGGAAGCTCCTAAAACACTAGACAGTGGCAAGACCTCACATGGTACTG gcaAAGTTAACGGTGTGGACATTCAAACAGTAATCCCATTCAGTGGAAAAGGGTTTGTCCTCGGAAAGAGTTCTCAGGGGTCTCCCCAGAAATCCTCCAGCCTGGGTAAACCACCTGAAAACAGCAATCTGTTTGGCTCGCAGGAGTCTCCAGTGGATAGCCTGAAGGCAAGCGGGAATGGCAAGCTAGAATGGCCTGAACAGCTCCACTCGTCTCAAACAAACAGTACTGCCAGTGCATTTCCTAACTCTGGGTGTCTCACTGGTAACACAAACCTACCATCAAGGCAACCTCAGTCCTCAGGGAAAAAATCAGTTGGTAATAGTAAGGTATTTAGAAATGTTAAAGGATCCCCTGTAAGAATTTTGTCACCAAATGGGCAGTTGAAAATCCTGAATGATTTTGCAGGGGTAGAGCAGAGGACTGTCTATGATGTATTCAATTTGAAAAGCTTTAAACCACCTGAAAAGCCTGGGGTAAGTGCAAGCACCACAAACTTCCCGAAAGTAGAAAGTCATTCTGCAGAGGCAAAGCAAAGGTCCATTGTCGATGCTCTTTATTCCCAAAGCTTTAAATCAGCCGAAACAAGTGGGGCAAGGGGAACTGCTATGGAACACAGAAAACCTGAGAATCGGCCTCCAGATCAGTCCTTGGGGTTAAAACAAAAGAGCAGTTTTGAGGGATTTAATTCTAAATACTTTAAATCGGCAGAAAAGGCTGTAGCAGACGGAAGCGGTGTGAACCCCAAAAAGAGACTACGTGAAGAGAACCACACTGCCCCAATTTTGGAGTTTTTCCAGAAGTCCAAAAAAGAATTGGAAAAGCCAActactgcaaacacacacagtagTAACACAGTGGCAAACATTCTCCCTGCAGCTGCCCGTCCTAACCCCAGCCCCGCCAGCTCTCCTAGTATTACAGTTAGTTGTCCTGTGTGCCAAATTAGCATTTTAGAGTCCAAAATTAATGCGCATTTAGATTCATGTCTTGTATAA
- the sprtn gene encoding DNA-dependent metalloprotease SPRTN isoform X2, producing MDDDFLLALKLQEQFDNEATFHLTNNIDNNSYDETKKRKVESTQGQIVPSYSRSSFNPERPMSIVDESWENLDPSPDVRAMFMEFNDTFFWGKLCGVEVKWSARMTLCAGVCCYEGRGGLCSIRLSEPLLKLRPRRDLVETLLHEMIHALLFVTQNNRDRDGHGPEFCKHMNRINSATGTKISIYHSFHDEVDQYRQHWWRCTGSCQTRKPFFGYVKRSMNRAPSANDTWWAEHQRTCGGKYVKIKEPENYKKKGKKGETDDKKQETKIKEAINKKEAPKTLDSGKTSHGKVNGVDIQTVIPFSGKGFVLGKSSQGSPQKSSSLGKPPENSNLFGSQESPVDSLKASGNGKLEWPEQLHSSQTNSTASAFPNSGCLTGNTNLPSRQPQSSGKKSVGNSKVFRNVKGSPVRILSPNGQLKILNDFAGVEQRTVYDVFNLKSFKPPEKPGVSASTTNFPKVESHSAEAKQRSIVDALYSQSFKSAETSGARGTAMEHRKPENRPPDQSLGLKQKSSFEGFNSKYFKSAEKAVADGSGVNPKKRLREENHTAPILEFFQKSKKELEKPTTANTHSSNTVANILPAAARPNPSPASSPSITVSCPVCQISILESKINAHLDSCLV from the exons ATGGATGACGATTTTTTGTTAGCCTTAAAGTTACAAGAGCAGTTTGACAACGAAGCAACATTCCACCTGACGAACAACATTGACAATAATAGTTACGATGAGACTAAAAAGAGGAAAGTTGAATCGACGCAGGGTCAAATTGTGCCTAGCTATTCTCGGTCATCCTTCAACCCCGAGAGGCCGATGTCCATTGTAGATGAGTCCTGGGAGAACCTCGACCCCAGCCCCGATGTCAGGGCGATGTTCATGGAGTTCAATGACACGTTTTTCTGGGGGAAGCTCTGTGGAGTGGAAGTCAAATGGAGCGCTCGGATGACATT GTGTGCAGGGGTGTGCTGCTATGAAGGCAGAGGAGGTCTGTGCTCAATCCGCCTCAGTGAACCGCTGCTGAAACTGAGACCAAGGCGGGATCTGGTTGag ACTCTCTTACATGAAATGATTCACGCATTGCTTTTCGTCACGCAAAACAACAGAGATCGGGATGGACATGGACCAGAGTTCTGCAAGCATATGAATAGAATAAATAGCGCTACTGGGACCAAAATTTCA ATTTACCACAGCTTCCACGATGAAGTGGATCAATACCGGCAGCACTGGTGGCGCTGCACAGGTTCCTGCCAAACTAGGAAGCCTTTCTTTGGCTACGTGAAGCGATCTATGAACAGAGCCCCATCTGCCAACGACACCTGGTGGGCAGAGCACCAGCGCACATGTGGGGGCAAGTATGTAAAAATCAAAGAACCTGAGAATTACAAGAAGAAAGGAAAGAAGGGAGAGACTGATGACAAGAAGCAAGAAACCAAGATAAAGGAAGCCATTAACAAGAAGGAAGCTCCTAAAACACTAGACAGTGGCAAGACCTCACATG gcaAAGTTAACGGTGTGGACATTCAAACAGTAATCCCATTCAGTGGAAAAGGGTTTGTCCTCGGAAAGAGTTCTCAGGGGTCTCCCCAGAAATCCTCCAGCCTGGGTAAACCACCTGAAAACAGCAATCTGTTTGGCTCGCAGGAGTCTCCAGTGGATAGCCTGAAGGCAAGCGGGAATGGCAAGCTAGAATGGCCTGAACAGCTCCACTCGTCTCAAACAAACAGTACTGCCAGTGCATTTCCTAACTCTGGGTGTCTCACTGGTAACACAAACCTACCATCAAGGCAACCTCAGTCCTCAGGGAAAAAATCAGTTGGTAATAGTAAGGTATTTAGAAATGTTAAAGGATCCCCTGTAAGAATTTTGTCACCAAATGGGCAGTTGAAAATCCTGAATGATTTTGCAGGGGTAGAGCAGAGGACTGTCTATGATGTATTCAATTTGAAAAGCTTTAAACCACCTGAAAAGCCTGGGGTAAGTGCAAGCACCACAAACTTCCCGAAAGTAGAAAGTCATTCTGCAGAGGCAAAGCAAAGGTCCATTGTCGATGCTCTTTATTCCCAAAGCTTTAAATCAGCCGAAACAAGTGGGGCAAGGGGAACTGCTATGGAACACAGAAAACCTGAGAATCGGCCTCCAGATCAGTCCTTGGGGTTAAAACAAAAGAGCAGTTTTGAGGGATTTAATTCTAAATACTTTAAATCGGCAGAAAAGGCTGTAGCAGACGGAAGCGGTGTGAACCCCAAAAAGAGACTACGTGAAGAGAACCACACTGCCCCAATTTTGGAGTTTTTCCAGAAGTCCAAAAAAGAATTGGAAAAGCCAActactgcaaacacacacagtagTAACACAGTGGCAAACATTCTCCCTGCAGCTGCCCGTCCTAACCCCAGCCCCGCCAGCTCTCCTAGTATTACAGTTAGTTGTCCTGTGTGCCAAATTAGCATTTTAGAGTCCAAAATTAATGCGCATTTAGATTCATGTCTTGTATAA